A stretch of Fusarium poae strain DAOMC 252244 chromosome 2, whole genome shotgun sequence DNA encodes these proteins:
- a CDS encoding hypothetical protein (TransMembrane:3 (o53-74i148-166o172-191i)~BUSCO:56168at5125) produces the protein MNFPRHGGMDMGGDSSGSSSHSDSHSSSNMMTMVFQTETRTPLYANAWTPNNAGAYAGTCIFLAVLAIIARVLVALKAVQEARWLDREAARRYVAVNGKIPLSEQIASSPDARRMTLTENGVEETVVVVERKRAAARPWRFSVDPIRACLDTVIVGIGYLLMLAVMTMNVGYFLSVLAGVFVGSLAVGRYTSGVEH, from the exons GCGGTATGGACATGGGCGGCGACTCGTCTGGCTCCTCCTCGCACTCTGACTCTCACAGTTCGAGCAACATGATGACAATGGTCTTCCAAACCGAAACCCGCACACCTCTCTACGCAAATGCCTGGACACCAAACAACGCCGGCGCCTATGCAGGGACATGCATCTTTCTTGCTGTCCTTGCCATCATTGCACGAGTCCTTGTTGCTTTGAAGGCCGTCCAAGAAGCCCGCTGGCTTGACCGCGAAGCTGCACGCCGCTACGTCGCTGTCAATGGCAAAATTCCTCTATCGGAACAGATAGCCTCTAGCCCGGACGCACGCCGCATGACCCTCACGGAGAACGGAGTTGAGGAGACGGTTGTCGTTGTTGAGAGGAAGAGAGCTGCGGCAAGACCATGGCGTTTCAGCGTTGACCCTATTCGCGCATGTCTTGATACTGTGATTGTCGGTATTGGGTATCTACT TATGCTGGCTGTCATGACAATGAATGTCGGCTActttctttcagtgcttgctGGTGTCTTTGTCGGCAGCCTAGCAGTTGGCCGATACACGTCAGGAGTTGAGCATTAA